The following are from one region of the Sphingomonas sp. J315 genome:
- a CDS encoding glycosyltransferase has product MRIVDINEYYSPTGGGVRTYLDRKMRIMAELGHELIVIAPFHEDRVEDRPDGGRIYWVKSPSLIVDRNYWLFNDPGAVTRLLDDLKPDVVENSSPWRPAWFIGDWAGDALKVFFAHNDNIGAYAQRWLEGIATIDRVERMFGWYTRYMGRFLAKYDAFVTNGPALAKRYRRRGLHVDAAMPLGIDRNHFSPDLRDEALRASMLAQLDLPPEGHLLIGLGRHHKEKRWPLVIDAVQAAGADVPVGLMLLGQGPQSVALERQIAGNTHIRLFRPVYDRERFSRIMASADALIHGSDQEPFGLVACEALASGLPLIVPDDGGCAEVADPLYAETYRAGDARACADAIGRMFAREPAILRAATRHAAAQVLSDRDHAIALVSLYSELIAERAEGLPRRQRA; this is encoded by the coding sequence ATGCGGATCGTCGATATCAACGAATATTACTCGCCGACCGGTGGCGGGGTGCGGACCTATCTCGACCGCAAGATGCGGATCATGGCCGAGCTTGGTCATGAACTGATCGTCATAGCCCCGTTCCACGAGGATCGGGTCGAGGACCGCCCCGATGGCGGGCGCATCTACTGGGTCAAGTCGCCGTCGCTGATCGTCGACCGCAATTACTGGCTGTTCAACGATCCGGGCGCGGTCACCCGGCTGCTCGACGATCTCAAGCCTGATGTGGTCGAGAACAGCTCCCCTTGGCGCCCGGCCTGGTTCATCGGCGACTGGGCAGGCGATGCGCTCAAGGTGTTCTTTGCGCACAACGACAATATCGGTGCCTATGCCCAGCGCTGGCTGGAGGGGATCGCGACCATCGACCGGGTCGAGCGGATGTTCGGCTGGTACACCCGTTACATGGGCAGGTTCCTGGCAAAATACGATGCCTTCGTGACCAATGGCCCGGCATTGGCGAAGCGGTACCGCCGTCGCGGGCTCCACGTCGACGCCGCGATGCCGCTTGGGATCGACCGCAACCATTTCTCCCCCGATTTGCGCGACGAGGCGCTGCGTGCGTCGATGCTGGCGCAGCTAGACCTGCCACCCGAGGGGCATTTACTGATCGGGCTGGGGCGGCACCATAAGGAGAAGCGCTGGCCGTTGGTGATCGACGCGGTGCAGGCTGCCGGTGCCGATGTCCCGGTCGGCCTGATGCTGCTGGGGCAAGGGCCGCAGAGCGTCGCGCTGGAACGGCAGATCGCGGGCAACACGCATATCCGCCTGTTCCGCCCGGTTTATGACCGCGAACGGTTCAGCCGAATCATGGCGAGCGCCGATGCGCTGATTCACGGATCGGACCAGGAACCGTTCGGGCTGGTCGCGTGCGAGGCACTGGCGAGTGGATTGCCGCTGATCGTGCCCGACGATGGCGGGTGCGCCGAGGTCGCCGATCCGCTCTATGCCGAAACATACCGCGCGGGCGACGCACGCGCCTGCGCCGACGCGATCGGGCGAATGTTCGCGCGCGAGCCGGCGATCCTGCGTGCCGCGACGCGCCACGCCGCCGCACAGGTGCTGTCCGACCGGGATCACGCGATCGCGCTGGTCTCGCTCTATTCGGAACTGATCGCCGAACGCGCCGAGGGGCTGCCGCGGCGCCAGAGGGCGTAG
- a CDS encoding DUF2141 domain-containing protein, with protein sequence MSAALIAAFGAAPAGAQILIDADAACNGSSPSVRVAVTGLKDRTGRFKLELYPANEDDFLKDDTKLKNEGKFFARIWSTPAQNGAVNLCIRAPRPGRYALLFTHDRDGKNKFNFWRDGAGFPSNRKLGRSRPQLSEAVINVGSGGTSVTIRAQYLRGLSGFAPLAD encoded by the coding sequence ATGTCCGCCGCCCTGATCGCCGCGTTCGGAGCCGCCCCCGCCGGGGCGCAGATCCTGATCGATGCCGATGCCGCGTGCAACGGCAGCAGCCCGTCGGTGCGTGTCGCCGTCACCGGCCTCAAGGACCGCACCGGCAGGTTCAAGCTGGAGCTGTATCCGGCCAACGAGGACGATTTCCTGAAAGACGACACCAAGCTGAAGAACGAGGGCAAGTTCTTCGCACGGATCTGGTCGACCCCGGCCCAGAACGGCGCGGTCAATCTGTGCATCCGCGCGCCGCGGCCCGGTCGGTATGCGCTGCTGTTTACCCATGACCGCGACGGCAAGAACAAGTTCAATTTCTGGCGCGACGGCGCCGGGTTCCCGAGCAACCGGAAGTTGGGGAGAAGTCGGCCGCAGCTGAGCGAAGCGGTCATCAACGTGGGTTCGGGCGGCACCAGTGTGACGATCCGCGCACAGTATCTGCGCGGTCTGTCCGGCTTTGCCCCATTGGCGGACTGA
- a CDS encoding glycosyltransferase, with protein MADFRDPAAHILSFAQTLKGGGVERALLRMADGWARAGRRVTLVIGEPGGALAHELPDGVAVHSLGNTAYRALFALPDIVRALRPDIVFCPGNHYTGAAWWLRRRLRGACPPIVGKVSNALVRPDLPRGAGVAYRAWLRMHPSFLDAVVAMTPAMAEEAARTMGLPPGRLAVIANPPALPIPNAVLPPIPEGRFILGVGRLAPQKRWERLIAAVPRLHDAEVKLVLLGEGEERAQLERLVERLGLSDRVSMPGHVPDPLPAIARADVVALTSEFEGVPGVVREALAAGTPVVATDSSVAIHELIDCASRGSVVPPGDRARLVGALNHWLMPGRQRPEPLVESGPEPIGAYLDLFDRLVAQRGR; from the coding sequence ATGGCAGATTTCCGTGACCCCGCCGCCCACATATTGAGCTTCGCCCAGACGCTGAAGGGCGGGGGAGTCGAGCGCGCGCTGCTGCGCATGGCCGACGGTTGGGCCCGCGCCGGACGGCGGGTGACGCTCGTGATTGGTGAGCCAGGCGGGGCGCTGGCGCATGAGCTTCCCGACGGAGTGGCGGTGCATTCGCTGGGCAACACCGCCTATCGGGCATTGTTCGCCCTTCCGGATATCGTCCGCGCGCTCCGTCCCGACATCGTCTTCTGCCCTGGCAACCACTACACCGGCGCGGCCTGGTGGTTGCGGCGGCGGCTGCGCGGCGCGTGCCCCCCGATCGTCGGCAAGGTCTCGAACGCGCTGGTCCGTCCCGATCTGCCGCGCGGTGCCGGTGTTGCCTACCGCGCTTGGCTGCGCATGCACCCTTCGTTTCTCGACGCGGTCGTCGCGATGACCCCGGCGATGGCGGAGGAGGCCGCGCGCACAATGGGCCTGCCGCCGGGGCGACTGGCGGTCATTGCCAATCCTCCGGCGCTGCCAATTCCCAATGCGGTACTGCCGCCGATCCCCGAGGGGCGCTTCATCCTCGGCGTGGGCCGACTCGCGCCCCAAAAGCGCTGGGAGCGACTGATCGCAGCGGTGCCGCGCCTCCACGATGCCGAGGTCAAGCTCGTGCTGCTTGGCGAGGGCGAGGAGCGCGCGCAACTCGAACGACTTGTCGAGCGGCTCGGCCTTTCGGATCGCGTGTCGATGCCCGGCCATGTCCCCGACCCGCTCCCCGCAATCGCGCGCGCCGACGTCGTTGCGCTCACCTCCGAGTTCGAAGGTGTTCCCGGCGTGGTGCGGGAGGCGCTCGCCGCTGGAACGCCAGTGGTCGCAACCGATTCGAGCGTCGCGATCCATGAGTTGATCGACTGCGCGTCGCGCGGTTCGGTGGTCCCGCCGGGCGACCGCGCGCGGCTGGTCGGCGCGCTCAACCATTGGCTGATGCCGGGGCGTCAGCGACCCGAACCTCTGGTGGAATCCGGGCCGGAGCCGATCGGGGCGTATCTCGATCTGTTCGACCGTCTCGTCGCTCAGCGGGGGCGGTAG
- a CDS encoding TonB-dependent receptor: protein MGIALRGVAPVAAGVELQANLSAFTDSRDRGTDFTPVLSRGADASLRLIGSGRWRWAATGWLQHRDFSSGFASISATRDTATPTLDQHVPASGSGLRIEIEPPVGAGWTLRAGGDLRMVSGQTNELYSFVAGSPTRRRVAGGESSTAGLFADLSLERGDLTLTADARADRWAIRDGRLFEALLAGGTPLTDTRHTDRSGWEGSARIGAAVRAIDHVTLRAAAYTGWRLPTLNELYRPFRAGADATAANPLLSPERLRGAEVGIDLIPVTGLSLRATAFLNRLDDAIGNVTLGSGPGNFPGVGFVAAGGAYRARRNLDAIESRGVEVDLGWQSGPWRAGASWAFTDARVQASGAAALLDGLRPAQTAPHQISANLGYSGERLSLSATARYVATQYEDDLNLRALGDALTFDAVLRVPITSAVAIEARGENLTDALVETAVSGTGVIERSSPRTLWIGVSYRPR from the coding sequence ATGGGCATCGCATTGCGCGGTGTCGCGCCGGTCGCGGCGGGGGTCGAATTGCAGGCAAACCTGTCCGCCTTCACCGATTCGCGCGATCGCGGCACCGATTTCACCCCGGTGCTCAGCCGTGGTGCGGACGCCAGCTTGCGCCTGATCGGCAGTGGGCGCTGGCGCTGGGCGGCGACGGGCTGGCTCCAGCATCGCGATTTCTCAAGCGGCTTTGCGAGCATCAGCGCGACGCGTGACACGGCGACCCCGACGCTCGACCAGCATGTCCCCGCAAGCGGCAGCGGGCTGCGGATCGAGATCGAGCCGCCGGTCGGCGCCGGCTGGACGCTGCGCGCGGGCGGCGACCTGCGGATGGTGAGCGGGCAAACCAACGAACTCTACAGCTTCGTCGCGGGCAGTCCGACGCGCCGACGGGTCGCGGGCGGAGAGAGCAGCACGGCCGGGTTGTTCGCCGACCTTTCCCTCGAGCGCGGCGACCTGACCCTCACCGCCGACGCACGCGCGGATCGCTGGGCGATCCGCGACGGCCGCTTGTTCGAGGCGTTGCTGGCCGGCGGAACCCCGCTCACCGATACCCGCCATACCGACCGCTCCGGCTGGGAGGGCAGCGCGCGGATCGGCGCGGCGGTGCGCGCGATCGACCACGTCACGCTGCGCGCTGCGGCTTATACGGGCTGGCGGCTGCCCACGCTCAACGAGCTGTATCGCCCGTTCCGTGCCGGAGCCGATGCGACCGCCGCTAACCCATTGCTATCGCCCGAGCGGCTGCGCGGGGCGGAGGTCGGGATCGACCTGATCCCCGTAACGGGGCTCAGCCTGCGCGCGACGGCGTTTCTCAATCGGCTCGACGATGCGATCGGCAATGTGACGCTGGGCAGCGGGCCGGGCAATTTCCCCGGGGTCGGGTTCGTCGCGGCGGGCGGTGCCTATCGCGCGCGGCGCAATCTCGACGCGATCGAATCGCGCGGAGTCGAGGTCGATCTGGGCTGGCAGAGCGGACCATGGCGCGCGGGGGCGTCCTGGGCTTTCACCGATGCGCGGGTGCAGGCATCGGGAGCCGCCGCGCTGCTCGACGGGCTGCGGCCCGCCCAGACCGCGCCGCATCAGATTTCGGCAAATCTTGGCTATTCGGGCGAGCGGCTGAGCTTGTCCGCGACTGCGCGCTACGTCGCGACGCAGTATGAGGACGACCTCAACCTGCGCGCACTGGGAGATGCGCTGACGTTTGATGCCGTGCTGCGCGTGCCCATCACCAGCGCCGTGGCGATCGAGGCGCGGGGCGAAAATCTGACCGATGCCCTGGTCGAAACGGCGGTCAGCGGCACTGGCGTGATTGAGCGTTCGAGCCCGCGCACACTGTGGATCGGCGTCAGCTACCGCCCCCGCTGA
- a CDS encoding Plug domain-containing protein, whose product MHCAMSPGWRSSAAPILRSAHPTAQGISLRGIGGNASSRALLLLDGVPQADPFGGWVPFPATLPQRLARVRVTRGGERLSWRGRACRDGRAVQRRCGDAGAGGADRLLWQPRLGRTGRDRRREARRRRTDGGDTIRARRRICADRRGPAWRGGSCGPL is encoded by the coding sequence ATGCACTGCGCGATGTCGCCGGGGTGGCGCAGTTCCGCCGCGCCGATTCTGCGCTCGGCGCATCCGACGGCGCAGGGAATCAGCCTGCGCGGTATCGGGGGCAATGCATCGAGCCGCGCGCTTCTGTTGCTCGACGGCGTGCCGCAGGCGGATCCGTTCGGCGGCTGGGTCCCCTTCCCCGCCACGCTCCCACAGCGGCTGGCGCGGGTGCGCGTCACGCGCGGGGGGGAGCGGCTATCATGGCGCGGGCGCGCTTGCCGGGACGGTCGAGCTGTTCAGCGCCGATGCGGCGACGCTGGGGCCGGTGGCGCTGACCGGCTTTTATGGCAGCCGCGACTCGGTCGAACTGGTCGCGACCGGCGGCGCGAAGCGCGGCGGCGGCGAACTGACGGGGGCGATACAATTCGCGCGCGGCGACGGATTTGTGCCGATCGTCGCGGGCCAGCGTGGCGCGGCGGATCGTGCGGCCCCCTATGA
- the maiA gene encoding maleylacetoacetate isomerase: MILYDYFRSSAAYRVRIALNLKDVPHERREVHLVEGAQRSDAHLARNPQGFVPALDIGGGRILTQSLAIIEWLDATYPQPRLIPVDPLARADAMAQALLIAADIHPLNNLRVLKALEARFSADEGGKADWYRHWIVEGFTALEATARAGPFLGGTAPGIADVMLVPQMYNARRFDVPLDAFPTLLAADAAACGLDAFVAASPERAKPA, translated from the coding sequence GTGATCCTCTACGATTATTTCCGGTCCAGCGCCGCGTATCGCGTGCGAATCGCGCTCAATCTCAAGGACGTGCCGCATGAGCGGCGCGAGGTGCATCTGGTCGAGGGGGCACAGCGCAGCGACGCGCATCTGGCACGCAACCCGCAGGGGTTCGTGCCCGCACTCGATATCGGCGGCGGGCGTATCCTGACTCAAAGCCTCGCGATTATCGAATGGCTCGACGCGACCTATCCGCAGCCGCGGCTGATCCCGGTCGACCCGCTTGCGCGCGCCGATGCGATGGCACAGGCGCTGCTGATTGCCGCCGACATCCACCCACTCAACAATCTGCGCGTGCTGAAGGCACTTGAGGCGCGGTTCAGCGCGGACGAGGGGGGCAAGGCCGACTGGTATCGTCACTGGATTGTCGAGGGGTTTACCGCGCTGGAGGCGACGGCGCGGGCCGGACCGTTCCTGGGCGGAACTGCACCGGGGATTGCGGACGTGATGCTGGTGCCGCAGATGTATAATGCGCGGCGGTTCGACGTGCCGCTCGACGCCTTCCCCACGCTGCTGGCGGCCGATGCGGCGGCGTGCGGGCTCGACGCCTTTGTCGCGGCCAGCCCGGAGCGAGCCAAGCCGGCATGA